The stretch of DNA TCCAGGGAAAATCATATACCTCCATTTTCCTATTTAGCATTTTCtctacataatttgaacactTTTCTGAAGAATGGGCAAATATAAATGTCTCAAAATGATTTGTAATCAGATTTCTTTGCCTTGACTGGCATTCAAATGTTAGACCAGTTATCCATCTCTGGCTAAGCTAACATCGTAATGGATTTGTGTTATTTTCAAGGGTAGAAAAGTCACTCTGGTGGAGGATCAGTGGTCTTTTATTGTTCAGCGACCCTTCAGGAGCCGCAGAGCCGTGGTCAGGTGAACTCTATCGCGAAGCTGAGCTTTTCTCATCACCTCGTTGATCCTGAGTGGACTCAGGTTTAGGTCGAAGATCTGGCtgtagttctggatcaaacgcTTGGCCTGCTCCTTTTCTAGGAATCCTGAAACAAGCAGGACATATCCAGATGGAAAATGCACAGATAGTTGAAGTTGGAAGATcatcatattttatattattttacacgATTCTCTGTGGTCAGATCTCAAAGCCAATTTTCACTAGTTTAtaagttttatataaataactgtTGTCTAAATTAATGCTTTTTTATGCTAATTAACACCAAAttttcctcccataattcacttCTTTTACAGAGACTACTGAAGTATCACCTAGCGATAAATACAGTGTcactactgttgagttcagaaggtagattacacTGTTTATATTGTGTTATGAATTATATATCataactctctctcactcatacacacactctgaggACTGCCCCAGAAGAAACCAGTCAGTAGTGGTCAGTGTGAGAGCCCATGTGCTGCTTCCACAACTGTGACCACCCATAAGGTCAGGGGTGCTGCAGCACATTATGGGAAACTAACATgttctggaccacaaacacTAGCCCAAAGCATTCCAAGAGTTCTGGATGGAAGTGCAGCACTCCACAGTATGCCAGCTGCTTCCTGCAGAGCCCAATGTTGGGTGATTTGACCCCCACCCCTGGCAGACacatggcattgagcatgaCGTTGTGTGTTCTGGACTTTCAGGCGTTTGATCAGTAGTATGTAGCGTGGTGCATCTTGGTTTCTTACCTGTATTTTGGCTGTCGCAAAGTTGCAAGGCGCTCTCCATTTTCTGGAACCTTTGAAGCCATGGCTCCATTTCTCCAGAGTCTATAGACAGGGCGCCTTCACTCCACACGGAGCCCAGCTCACCCTCCTCCCCCATCTCAGGGGAGGCCTTCCAGATATCTGCCTGAGAGAAAGATGATAAGAAAACAAGCTCCTGAGTGCCAGGGGTATACAGATGTAACCACAGACAGACTTCAAACATTGAGATTAATGGACACGGTCCCAGATCGGGTTAACGGACACTGTCCAACACTGACCCATAGGCTTCATCGCTTGTGGCAAAATACCTCCAAGTCTGTCATGAAGGGGCTGAATGTCTGACAGGCATAACCCACTGTTTTAGCATGACATAAAGAGGCAAGCAATTGGGAACTCTtgtgctgcaaaaaaaaaaaaaacagacccaTGTGAAACCAAATAGTAGCTTCAAGCAAACACTCGAGGAATGGCAAACACTTTTTTTGATGACAATTCTAAAAACTGTTGGAATGAATGCAAAGTTACCAGTCGATCCATTCCACTGACCTTACTGATTCAGTTTggagttctacagttacagactgaagTGTCTCAGATACACCTTTGCCCCCTTTTACCCTGttattcaatggtcaggacccccagtgAGCGCCCAGATTTTAAAacctctagcagcactgctgtgtctgatccactcttaccgatgcaacatacacaaacacaggcaaaagggggcaaacaaagtatacTGGTATAGATTAGTGAAGTTTATGCCAGTCCTTGTTCTATTAATCTTTCTGTATTATGATTACAAAAATGATTATCAATGTGCACACCAGTCTATTAAGAACCTCATATGGAGCCATGGACCCACCACAGTGTTCTGGAGCTCCTGATTCTGAGGGACTTTCTGAAGGAACTGCAGCAGCTCTGTGTACAGCACCTGTCGAGTAAACACAGATCAGATAGATGAGCTTTCATTTTTCATACAGACGTTTCATTTCCACCCTCAAAGCCAAAATGTTAAACGGACACACATATTACTCTCAGATTTGAGCTAGATTTAAGATTCACCCAGAAGTAGAACTGTaccactctggagcagctgcacatgagcctaaaccTAAtgctggaggtgtgtgtgtgtgtgtgtgtgtccaaacgTTTGACCGAACAAAGTCAAATCAGTGGTACCTGCTCAGGGTGGGCGGAGCTACAGAAGACCTGCAGGAGAGCGGCCAGTGTGGGCAGCCTGAGGGGCACCTCCCACCTGAGGAACAGGTATGTCAGTTCCGATTGATGGATGGAGCCTGTGTGAGCGGGGTCAAGGGTTTTCATTTCTGCCCTGATCTGCTCCAGTGTGTGGAGATCCCAGCCATCCAGCTCCTCTGAGGCAGCCAATAGAAGCCAGTCCTCAGACTGTGCACTGTTTACCTGAGGAATCAGAGTTAACTGTGAGATACGGTTGCTGGATGCTGAGTGTACAGAGCTGATGCTGACCCTCCTCCTCCTACCTCTTGGCGTCTCGGTGCTGGCGTGGTGGTCTTAGCAGCAGCTCTCCTGAGGTGGATGTAGGAGCGGGAGCGATCACCGCAGGGTGCAGTCACACAAACTCGGTCTGGAGcctgagagaaagagcaggacTTTCTCTTGAATTCGATATTTTAATTtccagttacatagtgcagtttctgtagtgctcaGGCTGAAGTAGCAAAAACAGAGGCATGCCCATGAAGGAATACAGCCCACAAAATGCTgatgggtcttgtttcacagtgtgtgggttgggtgGCTCCAGATCCTCAAATCAGTGTTGTACAGCCACTGAACAAGGGATTCTTTCAGAATATGTCCCCTTCAGTGTTAGCTGTGATGACTAAATAAGGAATCTGAGATATGACTTTCATTAATTCATGCTAATTGGAGTAGTTTAATTACAAAATTGAGAAACATGTATTTTCAAAGTAAGAAATTTACAGAACACATTAAATTTAATTGGAagtcaaaaaaataatatatatataatccttGCCTTACTTACTGTAAATTAAGACACCATTAAAGTGAAGCATTACTGATGTTTACACAGTGTTGTAAACTGTGATTTAAGCCAATGAGAATCTTTGTTTACTTTTGATACTCTGCTCCATAAGGCTTTGAAACTAAATTTTATCCAGACTAGAAAAATACATCCGGTTCCAGACGAACATAATGAATACCGCACACGTTATTCCCTCTCTGCTTTCCTATAAAAACTATTTAAGCATGTGTACTTGTGTGAGAGCAGCGTGGAGCATGGCATACTCCGTGTGGTTAGACGAATGGAGCTCTAGTTTCTGGGCTGAAGTTTTCTTCACTCCATCTCCCGCTCTGATGGCAGCACGGGGTTCTTCGTTCTCCCTCAGAGTCCTACAGAACAACATCAGACTCATACTGAGTTATAAATATGCACGTCTGTTAAAAATAGCTCTGTGAGAGACAAAGACGCTTCTTCATTTAcataaagaaaaggaaaatcaaAGTGTCGTAAGTGCAAAACAAAGGAAGGCACAGAGAAAATGGGAACCCCTCCCAAACAACCA from Hoplias malabaricus isolate fHopMal1 chromosome 5, fHopMal1.hap1, whole genome shotgun sequence encodes:
- the LOC136696461 gene encoding uncharacterized protein C1orf87 homolog, with protein sequence MENNGKLNPEGSAMPQMVVKIVGGKHIKRFIDPNRPLDQPMPFQTHSVEYFSQWKERTLRENEEPRAAIRAGDGVKKTSAQKLELHSSNHTEYAMLHAALTQAPDRVCVTAPCGDRSRSYIHLRRAAAKTTTPAPRRQEVNSAQSEDWLLLAASEELDGWDLHTLEQIRAEMKTLDPAHTGSIHQSELTYLFLRWEVPLRLPTLAALLQVFCSSAHPEQVLYTELLQFLQKVPQNQELQNTVADIWKASPEMGEEGELGSVWSEGALSIDSGEMEPWLQRFQKMESALQLCDSQNTGFLEKEQAKRLIQNYSQIFDLNLSPLRINEVMRKAQLRDRVHLTTALRLLKGR